In the Wyeomyia smithii strain HCP4-BCI-WySm-NY-G18 chromosome 2, ASM2978416v1, whole genome shotgun sequence genome, one interval contains:
- the LOC129723635 gene encoding cytochrome c oxidase subunit 5A, mitochondrial-like has translation MFPSVSRYLQRAAKGFIGPRAGPQISAVFGSYHKRLCHCGCESDAEFDARYEAYFNRPDIDQWEARKAMNDLFGMDLVPEPKIIVAALKACRRLNDYALAIRFLEAVKDRCGDKQKEIYPYVLQEIAPTLCDLGIETPEELGYDTPELALKTIYDLEK, from the coding sequence ATGTTCCCGTCAGTGTCGCGTTACTTGCAGCGTGCCGCCAAAGGATTTATTGGACCCCGCGCAGGCCCTCAGATATCTGCAGTATTCGGTAGCTATCACAAGCGCCTATGCCACTGCGGATGTGAAAGTGATGCCGAATTCGACGCTCGCTACGAGGCGTATTTCAACCGGCCGGACATTGACCAATGGGAAGCTCGGAAAGCGATGAACGATCTTTTCGGAATGGATCTGGTACCGGAGCCGAAGATCATTGTGGCGGCGCTGAAGGCCTGCCGGCGACTGAACGACTATGCGCTTGCAATTAGGTTCCTGGAGGCGGTCAAGGATCGTTGCGGTGACAAGCAGAAGGAAATCTATCCCTATGTGCTGCAAGAGATAGCACCGACACTGTGCGATTTGGGTATCGAAACACCCGAGGAGTTGGGCTACGATACACCGGAACTAGCTCTTAAAACTATATACGATTTAGAGAAATAA